In a genomic window of Piliocolobus tephrosceles isolate RC106 chromosome 1, ASM277652v3, whole genome shotgun sequence:
- the PTP4A2 gene encoding protein tyrosine phosphatase type IVA 2 isoform X2: MNRPAPVEISYENMRFLITHNPTNATLNKFTEELKKYGVTTLVRVCDATYDKAPVEKEGIHVLDWPFDDGAPPPNQIVDDWLNLLKTKFREEPGCCVAVHCVAGLGRKRRGAFNSKQLLYLEKYRPKMRLRFRDTNGHCCVQ, encoded by the exons ATGAACCGTCCAGCCCCTGTGGAGATCTCCTATGAGAACATGCGTTTTCTGATAACTCACAACCCTACCAATGCTACTCTCAACAAGTTCACAGAG gaacttaaGAAGTATGGAGTGACGACTTTGGTTCGAGTTTGTGATGCTACATATGATAAAGCTCCagttgaaaaagaaggaatccacGTTCTA GATTGGCCATTTGATGATGGAGCTCCACCCCCTAATCAGATAGTAGATGATTGGTTAAACCTGTTAAAAACCAAATTTCGTGAAGAGCCAGGTTGCTGTGTTGCAGTGCATTGTGTTGCGGGATTGGGAAG AAAAAGAAGGGGAGCGTTCAATTCCAAACAGCTGCTTTACTTGGAGAAATACCGACCTAAGATGCGATTACGCTTCAGAGATACCAATGGGCATTGCTGTGTTCAGTAG
- the PTP4A2 gene encoding protein tyrosine phosphatase type IVA 2 isoform X1, translating into MNRPAPVEISYENMRFLITHNPTNATLNKFTEELKKYGVTTLVRVCDATYDKAPVEKEGIHVLDWPFDDGAPPPNQIVDDWLNLLKTKFREEPGCCVAVHCVAGLGRAPVLVALALIECGMKYEDAVQFIRQKRRGAFNSKQLLYLEKYRPKMRLRFRDTNGHCCVQ; encoded by the exons ATGAACCGTCCAGCCCCTGTGGAGATCTCCTATGAGAACATGCGTTTTCTGATAACTCACAACCCTACCAATGCTACTCTCAACAAGTTCACAGAG gaacttaaGAAGTATGGAGTGACGACTTTGGTTCGAGTTTGTGATGCTACATATGATAAAGCTCCagttgaaaaagaaggaatccacGTTCTA GATTGGCCATTTGATGATGGAGCTCCACCCCCTAATCAGATAGTAGATGATTGGTTAAACCTGTTAAAAACCAAATTTCGTGAAGAGCCAGGTTGCTGTGTTGCAGTGCATTGTGTTGCGGGATTGGGAAG GGCACCTGTGCTGGTTGCACTTGCTTTGATTGAATGTGGAATGAAGTATGAAGATGCAGTTCAGTTTATAAGACA AAAAAGAAGGGGAGCGTTCAATTCCAAACAGCTGCTTTACTTGGAGAAATACCGACCTAAGATGCGATTACGCTTCAGAGATACCAATGGGCATTGCTGTGTTCAGTAG